A window of the Henckelia pumila isolate YLH828 chromosome 3, ASM3356847v2, whole genome shotgun sequence genome harbors these coding sequences:
- the LOC140889581 gene encoding uncharacterized protein, with translation MEHFLATQQHKFENNQNLNAELPPPQHQERRHTLEEEVGTNRVPHPSARRETVFREEEVNSHGPVRPTIRTEERGESALAILPAQRSPFTTSILAEVLTAGVKIANLPEYDGSGDPQDHLDRFYAKADLYDFSNAAYCKIFQTTLANRALAWFNKLPAGSIASLEQLTQRFLHQFSINRKYPKTASYLFSVVQKEGESLREYVQRFTQAVHEVPHVNHDLLTGIMQQNLRHRKFKESIAGKPPSTLEELLERAEKYIRIEETIEPRYLGKRKREEEKPREGRKEDKRGFQGPRLQQVPLNALLADILVVAEKQGLLQPPRPMKDNPKRQKSDKYCHFHKDKGHSTEDCYSLRTEIEKLIKRGYLKDFVSKSHHQQRDNKTYDNRRNREPPKNNEKQGKHNGDFHENMPTGGVIAVITGGPACGDSNRARKTLLRNASKGNHYPHHDQTQVYVKYQKSQRK, from the coding sequence AGAAGACACACACTAGAAGAGGAAGTTGGAACGAATAGGGTGCCACACCCCAGTGCAAGAAGAGAAACGGTGTTCCGCGAGGAGGAGGTGAATAGCCACGGGCCTGTGCGCCCAACAATTCGTACTGAGGAGAGAGGAGAAAGTGCACTGGCAATCTTACCAGCCCAGCGTAGCCCATTCACCACTTCCATCTTAGCCGAGGTGCTGACAGCTGGAGTAAAGATAGCAAATCTGCCAGAATACGATGGTTCGGGAGATCCTCAAGATCACCTCGATAGGTTTTATGCAAAAGCCGATCTGTATGACTTCAGCAATGCTGCGTATTGCAAAATCTTTCAAACTACGCTGGCTAATCGCGCACTGGCATGGTTCAATAAACTCCCAGCAGGAAGCATTGCAAGCCTGGAACAACTTACTCAGCGTTTTCTTCATCAGTTCTCCATTAATCGAAAATACCCTAAGACTGCATCGTACCTGTTCTCGGTTGTGCAAAAAGAAGGTGAGAGCTTGAGGGAGTATGTGCAACGTTTCACTCAGGCGGTTCACGAAGTCCCGCATGTCAATCATGATCTCCTGACAGGAATTATGCAACAAAACCTCCGCCACCGGAAATTTAAGGAATCCATAGCAGGAAAACCCCCGAGCACCTTGGAAGAGCTACTGGAAAGAGCCGAGAAGTATATACGCATTGAGGAAACCATCGAACCACGCTATTTagggaaaagaaaaagagaagaagagaAACCAAGAGAAGGCCGAAAAGAAGATAAAAGAGGATTCCAAGGTCCTCGTCTTCAGCAGGTACCCCTAAATGCGCTCTTGGCTGATATATTAGTGGTCGCGGAAAAGCAAGGTTTGTTGCAACCGCCTAGGCCAATGAAAGACAACCCGAAGCGGCAGAAATCTGACAAGTATTGCCACTTTCACAAAGACAAAGGACATTCTACCGAAGATTGTTATAGTTTGAGAACAGAAATAGAGAAGCTGATTAAACGTGGCTATTTAAAAGACTTTGTGAGTAAGTCTCACCACCAACAAAGAGACAACAAAACTTATGACAACCGCCGAAATAGAGAACCCCCAAAGAATAATGAGAAACAAGGAAAGCATAATGGAGATTTCCATGAGAACATGCCGACTGGAGGGGTTATCGCTGTTATAACCGGGGGGCCAGCTTGCGGAGATTCAAATAGAGCAAGGAAGACTCTTCTGCGTAATGCTTCTAAGGGGAATCACTATCCTCACCATGATCAAACCCAAGTCTATGTGAAGTATCAAAAATCTCAAAGGAAATGA